The proteins below come from a single Miscanthus floridulus cultivar M001 chromosome 1, ASM1932011v1, whole genome shotgun sequence genomic window:
- the LOC136499470 gene encoding CBL-interacting protein kinase 10-like isoform X1, producing MAEKENILMQRYEMGKLLGKGSFAKVYHARNVKTSQSVAIKVIGKDKILKCGLMDQIIREISVMKLVKHPNIVQLYEVMATKTKIYFVIEYVKGGELFNKVQRGRLKEDVARTYFQQLISAVDFCHNRQVYHRDLKPENLLLDGSRNLKISDFGLSALSDCKRKDGLLHTICGTPAYVAPEIISRKGYDGAKADIWACGVILFVLLAGYLPFQDKNLMDMYKKICKAELKWPSWFSSDVRKLLRRILHPNPNRRISIEEIMKHPWFRIGLDARLSDSTMNTTRDAMPIDVDLALDSLNSNIVECNSAAEKLTNLNAFDIISLSNGFDLSGIFENNSNKEESKFTSTNTTSTIVTKLMEVAKGLGLKVIKKNGGLLQMEVSKPRIKGVMSINAEIFQITPNFHLVEIKKTNGDSLEYQNFMNQGVPKGVTLLEFGGANQEEEPEVQEPDEAVTAEELPECPDH from the exons ATGGCTGAGAAAGAGAATATTCTAATGCAGAGATATGAGATGGGAAAGTTACTTGGAAAAGGGAGTTTTGCCAAAGTTTACCATGCTCGCAATGTTAAGACTTCACAAAGTGTTGCTATCAAGGTGATTGGCAAAGATAAGATCTTGAAGTGTGGTCTTATGGATCAAATAATTCGAGAGATTTCAGTGATGAAGTTGGTAAAGCATCCAAACATTGTCCAATTGTATGAGGTGATGGCTACCAAAACAAAGATATATTTTGTGATAGAGTATGTCAAGGGAGGAGAGTTGTTCAACAAGGTTCAACGTGGAAGGTTAAAAGAAGATGTTGCCCGTACATATTTCCAACAATTGATTAGTGCTGTTGACTTTTGCCACAACAGACAAGTTTATCATCGTGATCTAAAACCTGAAAATCTTCTTCTTGACGGAAGTCGCAACTTAAAGATCTCAGACTTTGGTTTGAGTGCACTTTCAGATTGCAAGAGAAAAGATGGGTTGCTCCACACAATATGTGGGACTCCTGCATATGTTGCTCCAGAAATAATTAGTAGAAAAGGGTATGATGGTGCAAAAGCTGACATATGGGCTTGTGGAGTGATCCTCTTTGTGTTGTTGGCAGGCTATCTTCCTTTCCAAGACAAGAACTTGATGGACATGTATAAGAAAATTTGCAAAGCAGAACTCAAATGGCCAAGTTGGTTTTCTTCAGATGTCCGAAAGCTTTTGCGGCGTATCCTTCATCCAAACCCTAATAGAAGAATCTCTATTGAAGAAATAATGAAACATCCTTGGTTTAGAATTGGTCTTGATGCAAGATTGTCTGATTCTACTATGAATACAACAAGAGATGCTATGCCTATTGACGTGGATTTGGCTTTGGATTCTTTAAATAGCAATATAGTTGAGTGTAATTCAGCAGCAGAGAAACTTACTAATTTGAATGCTTTTGATATCATCTCTCTTTCCAATGGGTTTGATCTCTCAGGTATTTTTGAGAATAACTCAAACAAGGAGGAGTCTAAATTCACATCTACCAACACAACTTCGACAATTGTCACAAAGCTCATGGAAGTTGCAAAGGGTTTAGGACTGAAGGTTATAAAGAAAAATGGTGGATTGTTGCAGATGGAAGTTTCCAAACCAAGAATAAAAGGTGTGATGTCCATAAATGCTGAAATATTTCAAATCACACCAAATTTTCATCTAGTGGAGATTAAGAAAACCAACGGTGATAGCCTTGAGTATCAAAATTTTATGAACCAAG gtgtgccgaagggagtgacgttgctggagttcgggggagccaaccaggaggaggaa
- the LOC136499470 gene encoding CBL-interacting protein kinase 10-like isoform X2 gives MAEKENILMQRYEMGKLLGKGSFAKVYHARNVKTSQSVAIKVIGKDKILKCGLMDQIIREISVMKLVKHPNIVQLYEVMATKTKIYFVIEYVKGGELFNKVQRGRLKEDVARTYFQQLISAVDFCHNRQVYHRDLKPENLLLDGSRNLKISDFGLSALSDCKRKDGLLHTICGTPAYVAPEIISRKGYDGAKADIWACGVILFVLLAGYLPFQDKNLMDMYKKICKAELKWPSWFSSDVRKLLRRILHPNPNRRISIEEIMKHPWFRIGLDARLSDSTMNTTRDAMPIDVDLALDSLNSNIVECNSAAEKLTNLNAFDIISLSNGFDLSGIFENNSNKEESKFTSTNTTSTIVTKLMEVAKGLGLKVIKKNGGLLQMEVSKPRIKGVPKGVTLLEFGGANQEEEPEVQEPDEAVTAEELPECPDH, from the exons ATGGCTGAGAAAGAGAATATTCTAATGCAGAGATATGAGATGGGAAAGTTACTTGGAAAAGGGAGTTTTGCCAAAGTTTACCATGCTCGCAATGTTAAGACTTCACAAAGTGTTGCTATCAAGGTGATTGGCAAAGATAAGATCTTGAAGTGTGGTCTTATGGATCAAATAATTCGAGAGATTTCAGTGATGAAGTTGGTAAAGCATCCAAACATTGTCCAATTGTATGAGGTGATGGCTACCAAAACAAAGATATATTTTGTGATAGAGTATGTCAAGGGAGGAGAGTTGTTCAACAAGGTTCAACGTGGAAGGTTAAAAGAAGATGTTGCCCGTACATATTTCCAACAATTGATTAGTGCTGTTGACTTTTGCCACAACAGACAAGTTTATCATCGTGATCTAAAACCTGAAAATCTTCTTCTTGACGGAAGTCGCAACTTAAAGATCTCAGACTTTGGTTTGAGTGCACTTTCAGATTGCAAGAGAAAAGATGGGTTGCTCCACACAATATGTGGGACTCCTGCATATGTTGCTCCAGAAATAATTAGTAGAAAAGGGTATGATGGTGCAAAAGCTGACATATGGGCTTGTGGAGTGATCCTCTTTGTGTTGTTGGCAGGCTATCTTCCTTTCCAAGACAAGAACTTGATGGACATGTATAAGAAAATTTGCAAAGCAGAACTCAAATGGCCAAGTTGGTTTTCTTCAGATGTCCGAAAGCTTTTGCGGCGTATCCTTCATCCAAACCCTAATAGAAGAATCTCTATTGAAGAAATAATGAAACATCCTTGGTTTAGAATTGGTCTTGATGCAAGATTGTCTGATTCTACTATGAATACAACAAGAGATGCTATGCCTATTGACGTGGATTTGGCTTTGGATTCTTTAAATAGCAATATAGTTGAGTGTAATTCAGCAGCAGAGAAACTTACTAATTTGAATGCTTTTGATATCATCTCTCTTTCCAATGGGTTTGATCTCTCAGGTATTTTTGAGAATAACTCAAACAAGGAGGAGTCTAAATTCACATCTACCAACACAACTTCGACAATTGTCACAAAGCTCATGGAAGTTGCAAAGGGTTTAGGACTGAAGGTTATAAAGAAAAATGGTGGATTGTTGCAGATGGAAGTTTCCAAACCAAGAATAAAAG gtgtgccgaagggagtgacgttgctggagttcgggggagccaaccaggaggaggaa